In a genomic window of Amycolatopsis japonica:
- a CDS encoding TetR/AcrR family transcriptional regulator: MARPSKAPERRAELIEVARQAVLDRGVLNLRLRDVAEGAGLSPGSVLYYFPTLADLLQEVQREAVARFCSAREQAAGTKTKPSDRLLAMIRSGLPTGPDDELCVLLYELGTIARRDPAYAARHITLYEQQVGIYTGILEAGAATGEFTLTAEPVSIARNLVALEDGYGLHLTQAVPTMETATAEAMLLSYARTATSNPLEDRP; the protein is encoded by the coding sequence ATGGCGAGACCGAGCAAGGCACCGGAGCGACGGGCCGAACTGATCGAGGTGGCCAGACAGGCCGTCCTCGACCGCGGCGTACTGAACCTGCGGCTGAGGGACGTCGCCGAGGGCGCGGGCCTGTCGCCGGGTTCGGTCCTGTACTACTTCCCCACCCTCGCCGATCTGCTCCAGGAGGTGCAGCGCGAGGCGGTGGCGCGGTTCTGCTCGGCGAGGGAGCAGGCCGCGGGCACGAAGACGAAGCCGTCCGACCGGCTGCTGGCGATGATCCGCAGCGGTCTGCCGACCGGTCCCGACGACGAACTCTGCGTGCTGCTCTACGAACTCGGCACGATCGCCCGCCGCGATCCCGCGTACGCCGCCCGGCACATCACGCTCTACGAGCAGCAGGTCGGGATCTACACCGGCATCCTCGAAGCCGGCGCGGCCACCGGCGAGTTCACCCTGACCGCGGAGCCGGTGTCGATCGCGCGGAACCTCGTCGCACTGGAAGACGGCTACGGCCTGCACCTCACCCAGGCCGTGCCGACGATGGAAACCGCCACCGCCGAAGCGATGTTGCTCTCCTATGCCCGCACCGCCACCTCGAACCCCTTG
- a CDS encoding helix-turn-helix domain-containing protein: MSPTASDGAPLDVIAMSLRRERARTGLSLTEVAKRAGIAKSTLSQLESGTGNPSVETIWALCVALDVPFSRVVEPERPRVQVIRSGSGPTVFAEHADYACTLLSSCPPGARRDVYLIRAEPGKPRLSDPHMSGIVEHIVLSAGRAKVGPLDEPIELLPGDYICYPGDVPHIFEALEPGTYGVEIAEYT; encoded by the coding sequence ATGTCCCCGACCGCGTCCGACGGTGCCCCACTGGACGTCATCGCCATGTCCCTGCGCCGGGAACGTGCCCGCACCGGGCTGTCCCTCACCGAGGTCGCCAAACGCGCGGGCATCGCGAAATCCACGCTCTCGCAGCTGGAGTCCGGCACCGGGAATCCGAGCGTCGAGACGATCTGGGCGTTGTGCGTCGCGCTCGACGTCCCGTTCTCGCGGGTGGTCGAGCCGGAACGCCCTCGCGTGCAGGTCATCCGCTCGGGCAGCGGCCCGACGGTGTTCGCCGAACACGCCGATTACGCGTGCACGCTGCTCAGCTCCTGCCCTCCCGGCGCCCGGCGCGACGTGTACCTGATTCGCGCCGAGCCCGGGAAACCGCGGCTCTCGGATCCGCATATGAGCGGCATCGTCGAGCACATCGTCCTCAGCGCGGGCCGCGCCAAGGTCGGGCCGCTGGACGAGCCGATCGAACTGCTGCCCGGCGACTACATCTGCTACCCCGGCGACGTGCCGCACATCTTCGAGGCGCTCGAACCGGGTACGTACGGCGTGGAGATCGCCGAGTACACCTGA
- a CDS encoding AzlC family ABC transporter permease, which yields MRSIWRTTTRVLGRDLLRDIGLVCLADTIVGISYGAIAVGSGFPIWAPMLLSVLVFAGASQFMFVGIIAAGGSPVAAVAAGLLANARHLPFGFAIGDVLGKRWSSRVVGSHLMIDESVAFALAQRDEERRKAAYWVCGIGLFVCWNVGVLAGAYAGTAISDTDAFGLDAAFPAVLLALVLPSLRDRAARLPVLVGVAVALATTPFLPAGLPVLLALVGVLAGVAAKEPAEREPEGVH from the coding sequence ATGCGTTCGATATGGCGAACAACCACTCGTGTCCTGGGGCGCGATCTTCTCCGTGACATCGGGCTGGTCTGCCTCGCCGACACCATTGTCGGCATCTCCTACGGCGCCATCGCGGTGGGCTCCGGCTTCCCCATCTGGGCGCCGATGCTCCTCTCGGTGCTGGTCTTCGCCGGCGCCTCGCAGTTCATGTTCGTCGGCATCATCGCCGCGGGCGGCAGCCCGGTCGCGGCCGTCGCGGCGGGTCTGCTGGCCAATGCGCGGCATCTGCCCTTCGGCTTCGCGATCGGCGACGTCCTCGGGAAACGATGGTCGTCGAGGGTGGTCGGCAGCCACCTGATGATCGACGAATCCGTCGCGTTCGCGCTGGCCCAGCGCGACGAAGAGCGGCGCAAGGCGGCGTACTGGGTGTGCGGGATCGGGCTGTTCGTCTGCTGGAACGTCGGCGTCCTCGCCGGGGCCTACGCCGGGACGGCGATCAGCGACACCGACGCGTTCGGGCTCGACGCGGCCTTCCCGGCGGTCCTGCTCGCGCTGGTCCTGCCGTCGCTGCGCGACCGCGCCGCCCGGCTGCCGGTGCTCGTCGGCGTCGCCGTCGCGCTGGCCACGACGCCGTTCCTGCCCGCCGGGCTGCCGGTGCTGCTCGCGCTGGTCGGCGTGCTGGCCGGGGTGGCCGCCAAGGAACCCGCCGAACGCGAACCCGAGGGAGTGCACTGA
- a CDS encoding APC family permease encodes MSTPALRRGLRTLGTLLITLSAISPASSVFIIAPGVISGAGTGAFYSFVAAAVVGVFMAFVYAELASAFPLAGGEYAIVTRTLGRLPGFAVLGLMIITQVLIVAVIALGVGTYLGVLLPGVPGSVIAAVTCVVAAVVGVFDIKLNAWVTGIFLAIEILALIVVSALGLLNPARSFTELLAHPVASDGGPATVGAIAIATSVAIFAYNGYGSAVYFGEETQDASRGIARAILMALGITVLAELIPVTAVLLGAPDLNALFTSENMLSYFIGSRGGGTLDTVIGLAVALAIINAVLAIVLISSRMLFSSGRDRAWPSPVNRALASVHSKFGTPWVATVGTGLVAALLCFVDPKLLLVVTSTSIVAVYAALCLGAIVGRRTGATAHAKYRMPWFPVAPVLALGVLVFVVYQNVLDPAVGRPSLIVTACVALLSIAYYVLVLRRKGGWKLADVTEEKAEEPA; translated from the coding sequence GTGTCCACTCCCGCCCTGCGCCGCGGTCTGCGCACCCTCGGCACGCTGCTCATCACGCTTTCCGCGATCAGTCCCGCCTCGTCGGTCTTCATCATCGCGCCGGGGGTGATCTCCGGCGCCGGGACGGGCGCCTTCTACAGCTTCGTGGCCGCCGCGGTGGTCGGTGTGTTCATGGCCTTCGTCTACGCCGAACTCGCGTCGGCCTTCCCGCTGGCGGGCGGCGAGTACGCGATCGTCACCCGCACGCTCGGGCGCCTGCCCGGCTTCGCGGTACTCGGCCTCATGATCATCACGCAGGTGCTCATCGTCGCGGTGATCGCGCTCGGCGTCGGCACCTACCTCGGCGTGCTCCTGCCCGGTGTCCCAGGCTCGGTGATCGCCGCCGTGACCTGCGTGGTCGCGGCCGTCGTCGGGGTGTTCGACATCAAGCTCAACGCCTGGGTCACCGGGATCTTCCTGGCGATCGAGATCCTCGCGCTGATCGTGGTCAGCGCGCTCGGGCTGCTGAACCCGGCGCGCTCGTTCACCGAACTGCTGGCCCATCCGGTCGCCTCGGACGGCGGCCCGGCCACGGTCGGCGCCATCGCGATCGCCACCTCGGTCGCGATCTTCGCCTACAACGGCTACGGCTCGGCGGTGTACTTCGGCGAGGAGACGCAGGACGCCTCGCGCGGCATCGCGCGCGCGATCCTGATGGCCCTCGGCATCACGGTGCTCGCCGAACTGATCCCGGTGACCGCGGTCCTGCTCGGCGCGCCCGATCTGAACGCGCTGTTCACCTCGGAGAACATGCTGTCCTACTTCATCGGTTCGCGCGGCGGCGGCACTCTCGACACCGTGATCGGCCTGGCGGTGGCGCTCGCGATCATCAACGCCGTACTGGCGATCGTGCTGATCAGTTCACGGATGCTGTTCAGCAGCGGCCGCGACCGCGCGTGGCCGTCGCCGGTCAACCGGGCGCTCGCCTCGGTGCACTCGAAGTTCGGGACGCCGTGGGTCGCCACCGTCGGCACCGGGCTGGTGGCCGCGCTGCTCTGCTTCGTCGACCCGAAACTGCTGCTGGTGGTGACCAGCACGTCGATCGTGGCCGTCTACGCGGCGCTCTGTCTCGGCGCGATCGTCGGAAGGCGCACCGGCGCCACCGCGCACGCGAAGTACCGGATGCCGTGGTTCCCGGTCGCGCCGGTGCTGGCGCTGGGCGTCCTGGTGTTCGTGGTCTACCAGAACGTGCTCGACCCGGCGGTCGGACGGCCGAGCCTGATCGTCACCGCCTGCGTCGCCCTGCTGTCGATCGCGTACTACGTCCTGGTGCTGCGGCGGAAGGGCGGCTGGAAGCTGGCCGACGTCACCGAGGAGAAGGCGGAGGAGCCGGCCTGA
- a CDS encoding AzlD domain-containing protein encodes MDPLELIIAGGVLAAGTFAFRFAGPVLKARFTVSPKAEKLMARSAVVLLAALVAVAALTEGHEFAGYARPAGVLVGGVLAWRKAPFALVVVAAAATAALLRLAGVP; translated from the coding sequence ATGGATCCGCTGGAACTGATCATCGCCGGCGGTGTGCTCGCCGCCGGGACCTTCGCCTTCCGGTTCGCCGGGCCGGTGCTGAAGGCACGGTTCACCGTCTCGCCCAAGGCCGAGAAGCTGATGGCGCGCTCGGCCGTCGTCCTGCTGGCCGCCCTCGTCGCGGTCGCCGCGCTCACCGAGGGACACGAGTTCGCCGGTTACGCCCGGCCCGCCGGAGTGCTGGTCGGCGGCGTGCTCGCCTGGCGCAAGGCGCCGTTCGCGCTGGTCGTCGTCGCGGCGGCCGCGACCGCGGCCCTGCTGCGGCTGGCCGGGGTCCCCTGA